In the genome of Vicia villosa cultivar HV-30 ecotype Madison, WI linkage group LG7, Vvil1.0, whole genome shotgun sequence, one region contains:
- the LOC131617069 gene encoding uncharacterized protein LOC131617069, which yields MFAGAIQDLNSIVKKNTGVEEITIGSHVQNELVARVARDLSSKFENDGAEEICEDNGSISAHNEVDPADCTTVKRGIGEVAGVIDGGDTRIRKSIKIEKD from the exons ATGTTTGCTGGTGCAATTCAGGATCTGAATTCCATTGTGAAG AAAAATACTGGTGTTGAAGAAATTACCATTGGTTCTCATGTTCAGAATGAGTTGGTTGCTAGGGTAGCTCGGGATTtgagttcaaaatttgaaaatgATGGCGCTGAGGAGATTTGTGAAGACAACGGTTCTATTTCAGCACATAATGAAGTTGATCCTGCAGATTGCACTACTGTTAAGAGAGGAATTGGAGAAGTTGCTGGAGTAATCGATGGAGGCGACACTAGGATTAGGAAAAGCATAAAGATTGAGAAGGATTAG